A single region of the Microcella sp. genome encodes:
- a CDS encoding helix-turn-helix transcriptional regulator, whose product MVKPTRVTNSIRALRFAAGELTQAELAQRVGVTRQTIIAIEQGKYSPSLEVAFQIAHALGVRLDDVFSYPSIDRSPEES is encoded by the coding sequence ATGGTGAAGCCGACCCGAGTGACCAACAGCATCCGCGCACTGCGATTCGCCGCCGGAGAGCTCACGCAGGCCGAGCTCGCGCAGCGCGTCGGCGTCACTCGGCAGACCATCATCGCGATCGAGCAGGGCAAGTACTCGCCGTCGCTCGAAGTCGCCTTCCAGATCGCTCACGCGCTCGGGGTGCGCCTCGACGACGTGTTTTCATACCCGAGCATCGACCGCAGTCCGGAGGAATCATGA
- a CDS encoding zf-HC2 domain-containing protein, which translates to MTDCGCDKAKAELEEFLHNELSAEQCQDIRDHMANCDDCSAEHLVGITLTNKVKEACQEKAPDELRELVLGAISTIDAPS; encoded by the coding sequence ATGACTGACTGCGGCTGCGACAAGGCAAAGGCCGAACTCGAAGAGTTCTTGCACAACGAGCTCAGTGCTGAGCAGTGCCAAGACATTCGTGATCACATGGCGAACTGCGACGACTGCTCAGCCGAGCATCTCGTCGGCATCACGCTGACGAACAAGGTCAAAGAAGCGTGTCAAGAGAAGGCCCCTGATGAGCTGCGCGAGCTCGTGCTGGGTGCGATCTCGACGATCGACGCACCGTCATAG
- a CDS encoding NAD(P)-dependent alcohol dehydrogenase has translation MTATDTMRAIVQHGYGGTEVLSFADVAVPSPGPKQVLVNVHAVSPDSGTVHLMTGRPSLVRPFMGWRTPRQPVIGLAFAGVVTAVGSAVESVRVGDRVAGSAPAAFADFVVADPAKIAVVPAAVSMVDAATVPISAGTALQAVRDVARIQAGQRVLVIGAGGGVGSFLTQLAILEGASVTGVASAAKAAFVTSLGAERVIDYRESSEPAEWGEFDVIIDTADGRPLHVLRRALAERGALVIVGADGAGGPVLDGVDRQLRAALLSPWVKHRLVGVVQRERGSDVAVLLDHLAAGRLSAAVGEVVPFDAARESIHRLQQRSIPGKAVIELRAEESQR, from the coding sequence ATGACCGCCACCGACACCATGCGAGCGATCGTGCAGCACGGCTACGGCGGCACCGAGGTGCTCAGCTTCGCCGACGTCGCTGTTCCCAGCCCCGGCCCGAAGCAGGTTCTCGTGAACGTGCACGCCGTGAGCCCCGACTCAGGAACGGTGCACCTCATGACGGGCCGGCCGTCATTGGTGCGCCCGTTCATGGGCTGGCGCACCCCGAGGCAACCCGTCATCGGCCTGGCGTTCGCCGGCGTCGTGACTGCTGTCGGCTCAGCGGTCGAGAGCGTTCGAGTCGGCGATCGGGTGGCGGGCTCGGCGCCGGCGGCATTCGCAGACTTCGTCGTCGCCGACCCCGCCAAGATCGCCGTGGTGCCCGCCGCGGTCTCGATGGTCGACGCTGCCACCGTGCCAATCTCAGCCGGAACCGCGCTGCAGGCCGTGCGCGATGTCGCTCGCATCCAGGCGGGGCAGCGGGTTCTCGTCATCGGGGCAGGCGGGGGAGTCGGCTCGTTTCTCACCCAGCTCGCGATACTCGAGGGCGCCAGCGTCACCGGGGTGGCGAGCGCGGCCAAAGCGGCGTTCGTGACCTCACTCGGCGCGGAGCGCGTGATCGACTATCGAGAGAGCTCTGAGCCTGCCGAGTGGGGCGAGTTCGATGTCATCATCGACACCGCAGATGGGCGCCCCTTGCACGTGCTGCGTCGAGCACTCGCCGAGCGAGGCGCACTCGTCATCGTCGGGGCCGACGGTGCTGGAGGGCCTGTGCTCGACGGCGTCGACCGTCAGCTTCGAGCGGCGCTGCTCAGCCCCTGGGTGAAGCACCGACTGGTCGGAGTGGTGCAGCGAGAGCGCGGATCAGACGTCGCTGTGCTGCTCGATCATCTCGCGGCGGGCAGGCTTTCGGCCGCGGTCGGCGAAGTGGTGCCGTTCGACGCAGCTCGCGAGAGCATCCATCGGTTGCAGCAGCGGTCGATCCCAGGCAAAGCGGTGATCGAGCTCAGGGCCGAAGAGTCTCAGCGGTGA
- a CDS encoding septum formation family protein, whose amino-acid sequence MHHLRPSGPGHGLFAEHRPLIHRGLVSAATLLSVAALTGCTALDAVAPTDQPIRDDDGLVIEANLETDAFALLVGDCIDGLGSLGEISTVATVPCDAEHEGEVYASIVVSGTSFPGSDALVSRAEIECRAALEQLVGVTYFETPLDFVYLAPTADSWSADDREILCVVVDPSGPRRGSLTAETLRP is encoded by the coding sequence GTGCACCATCTACGACCAAGCGGGCCAGGTCACGGGCTCTTTGCAGAACATCGGCCGCTGATTCACCGCGGCCTCGTCAGTGCGGCGACGCTCCTCAGCGTCGCCGCACTGACGGGGTGCACCGCGCTCGACGCCGTCGCGCCGACTGATCAGCCGATTCGCGATGATGACGGGCTCGTCATCGAGGCGAACCTCGAGACCGATGCGTTCGCTCTGCTCGTGGGCGACTGCATCGACGGGCTTGGTTCGCTCGGCGAGATCTCGACCGTGGCCACCGTGCCGTGCGATGCCGAGCACGAGGGCGAGGTCTACGCGTCGATCGTGGTGAGCGGCACGAGCTTTCCGGGGTCTGACGCTCTCGTCTCACGCGCCGAGATCGAGTGCCGCGCCGCTCTCGAGCAGCTCGTCGGCGTCACCTACTTCGAAACGCCGCTCGACTTCGTCTATCTCGCCCCCACCGCCGACAGCTGGAGCGCCGACGACCGCGAGATTCTCTGCGTGGTCGTCGACCCGAGTGGCCCTCGTCGCGGCTCGCTCACCGCTGAGACTCTTCGGCCCTGA
- a CDS encoding YccF domain-containing protein — translation MRTLLNVIWLVLSGVWLFLAYALAALIMFVLIITIPWGIAAWRIGVYSLWPFGKTVVDKPTAGVFSLLGNIVWVVLAGWWLAIGHIISAVGLAITIIGIPFAIANIKMVPVALLPLGKQIVDLP, via the coding sequence ATGCGCACCCTGCTCAACGTCATCTGGCTCGTGCTCTCTGGCGTGTGGCTCTTTCTCGCCTACGCACTCGCGGCACTGATCATGTTCGTGCTCATCATCACGATTCCGTGGGGTATCGCTGCCTGGCGTATCGGCGTCTACTCGCTGTGGCCGTTCGGCAAGACGGTCGTCGACAAGCCCACCGCGGGGGTCTTCTCGCTGCTGGGCAACATCGTCTGGGTGGTGCTCGCGGGCTGGTGGCTCGCGATCGGGCACATCATCTCGGCTGTCGGCCTCGCCATCACGATCATCGGCATTCCGTTCGCGATCGCCAACATCAAGATGGTGCCGGTCGCGCTGCTGCCGCTCGGCAAGCAGATCGTCGATCTGCCGTGA
- a CDS encoding sigma-70 family RNA polymerase sigma factor, producing MTENAQSEAEELAERRRLFQEQALPFMDQLYGAAMRMTKNPADAADLVQETFGKAFAAFGQFEQGTNLKAWLYRILTNTFINVYRKKQRDPYQGALEELEDWQLGGAESATSNSSRSAEAEAIDRMPASAVKDALQSIPEDFRLAVYFADVEGFSYQEIADIMKTPVGTVMSRLHRGRRLLRDLLADYARERGITTPLAATSPAASAATTSTTRSP from the coding sequence ATGACCGAGAACGCGCAATCAGAAGCCGAAGAGCTCGCCGAACGTCGCCGACTGTTTCAAGAACAGGCGCTGCCGTTCATGGACCAGCTCTACGGAGCGGCGATGCGCATGACGAAGAACCCGGCCGATGCTGCCGATCTCGTGCAAGAGACCTTCGGCAAGGCCTTCGCGGCCTTCGGCCAGTTCGAGCAGGGCACCAACCTCAAGGCCTGGCTCTATCGCATTCTGACGAACACCTTCATCAACGTGTACCGCAAGAAGCAGCGCGACCCATACCAGGGCGCACTCGAAGAGCTCGAAGACTGGCAGCTGGGTGGCGCTGAGTCTGCCACCTCGAACTCGAGCAGGTCGGCTGAAGCCGAGGCGATCGACCGCATGCCGGCGAGCGCCGTCAAAGATGCCCTGCAGTCGATTCCCGAAGACTTTCGACTGGCGGTGTACTTCGCCGACGTCGAGGGCTTCTCGTATCAAGAGATCGCCGACATCATGAAGACCCCGGTCGGCACGGTCATGAGCCGACTGCACCGCGGCCGACGGCTGCTGCGCGATCTGCTCGCCGACTACGCACGCGAACGCGGCATCACAACCCCTCTGGCGGCGACCAGCCCGGCAGCCTCCGCCGCCACGACGAGCACGACAAGGAGCCCATGA
- a CDS encoding metal ABC transporter substrate-binding protein: MTGCSPAAVPPANDRPLVLTTFTVLADIAQNVAGDHLRVESITKAGAEIHGYEPTPSDIIAASRADLVLENGLNLEAWFERFIDSANVPHVVVSEGIDVIDITGDFFAGAPNPHAWMSPVTVQHYADVMAAAFSELAPEHAESFVANASAYSAELQLVHDELTAAVAALEPTRRALVTCEGAFSYLARDAGLTEHYLWPVNAEQQATPRQIASVIEFVRDNDVPAVFCESTVSDSAMQQVVDATDAVFGGTLYVDSLSAPDGPVPTYLDLIRYDTALIIAGLTGRSP, from the coding sequence ATGACGGGATGCTCGCCCGCAGCAGTGCCGCCTGCCAACGACCGCCCGCTCGTGCTCACGACCTTCACGGTGCTCGCCGACATCGCGCAGAATGTCGCCGGTGACCACCTCAGAGTCGAATCGATCACCAAGGCAGGCGCAGAGATTCACGGCTACGAGCCGACACCGAGCGACATCATCGCTGCGTCTCGGGCCGATCTGGTGCTCGAGAACGGTCTCAACCTCGAAGCATGGTTCGAACGCTTCATCGACTCGGCGAACGTGCCGCACGTCGTCGTGTCTGAGGGCATCGACGTCATCGACATCACCGGCGACTTTTTCGCCGGCGCCCCGAACCCGCACGCGTGGATGAGCCCTGTCACCGTGCAGCACTATGCCGACGTCATGGCGGCCGCGTTCAGTGAACTCGCACCCGAGCACGCCGAGTCGTTCGTCGCCAACGCGTCGGCATACTCTGCCGAGCTGCAGCTCGTGCACGACGAACTCACGGCCGCCGTCGCCGCGCTCGAACCGACTCGACGAGCCCTCGTCACGTGCGAGGGCGCCTTCTCATACCTGGCTCGAGACGCGGGTCTGACCGAGCACTACCTCTGGCCGGTCAATGCCGAACAGCAGGCCACGCCGCGGCAGATCGCGAGCGTCATCGAGTTCGTGCGTGACAACGACGTGCCCGCGGTGTTCTGTGAATCGACCGTGTCAGACAGTGCGATGCAGCAGGTCGTCGACGCCACCGACGCGGTCTTCGGCGGAACCCTCTACGTCGACTCCCTCTCGGCACCCGACGGCCCCGTGCCGACCTACCTCGACCTGATTCGCTACGACACAGCGCTCATCATCGCGGGGCTCACCGGGCGGTCACCATGA
- the aroA gene encoding 3-phosphoshikimate 1-carboxyvinyltransferase has product MQVFTYSGARFSPYGDDERPGTAEGLDADGNWPAPRATERLAARLGLPGSKSLTNRELVLAALADRPSQLRQPLHSRDSALMIEALRSLGVEIDEIEGNGEFGADLRVAPPAELSGSTSIDCGLAGTVMRFIPPVAALALGPVAFDGDAGARRRPMATTIDSLRSLGVDVNDDGRGALPFSLWGTGSVRGGEIEIDASASSQFVSGLLLAAARFDEGLVLRHVGDRLPSMPHIEMTIASLAARGVTVESPEPGVWVVAPGPIEGISIDIEPDLSNAAPFLVAAVIAGGTVAIDGWPVSTTQVGADLEQLLPLFGASAHRHDGRLVVDGGAGLLGGTRLPGIHVDLSTGGELAPAIVALAALSSEPSEITGIGHLRGHETDRLAALAAELNALGGAVTELDDGLAIDPRPLHGGVWHSYDDHRMATAGAIVGLAVDGVLVDDIAATTKTLPQFAALWHRMLDQTASTP; this is encoded by the coding sequence ATGCAGGTATTCACGTATTCCGGCGCCCGATTCTCGCCATACGGCGATGACGAGCGCCCTGGCACCGCCGAGGGCCTCGATGCCGACGGCAACTGGCCCGCGCCCCGCGCGACCGAGAGGCTCGCGGCGCGACTCGGCCTTCCGGGGTCGAAGAGCCTGACCAACCGCGAGCTCGTGCTCGCCGCCCTCGCCGATCGACCATCGCAGCTGCGGCAGCCACTGCACTCTCGCGACTCTGCGCTCATGATCGAGGCCCTGCGGTCGCTCGGCGTCGAGATCGACGAGATCGAGGGCAATGGCGAGTTCGGCGCCGACCTGCGCGTCGCGCCACCCGCTGAACTCAGTGGCAGCACCTCGATCGACTGCGGCCTCGCCGGCACCGTCATGAGGTTCATACCGCCCGTGGCGGCGCTCGCGCTCGGCCCCGTGGCCTTCGATGGCGACGCCGGGGCGCGGCGACGCCCGATGGCGACGACGATCGACTCGCTGCGATCGCTCGGCGTCGACGTCAATGACGACGGCCGCGGCGCACTGCCCTTCAGCCTGTGGGGCACCGGATCGGTGCGAGGCGGCGAGATCGAGATCGACGCTTCTGCCTCGAGTCAATTCGTGTCGGGGCTGCTGCTCGCGGCCGCACGATTCGACGAGGGTCTCGTACTGCGTCATGTCGGCGACCGCCTGCCCTCGATGCCGCACATCGAGATGACGATCGCCTCGCTCGCCGCTCGAGGCGTCACCGTCGAGAGCCCCGAGCCGGGGGTCTGGGTGGTCGCGCCCGGCCCGATCGAGGGCATCTCGATCGACATCGAGCCAGACCTCTCGAACGCAGCACCGTTTCTGGTCGCCGCGGTGATCGCGGGCGGCACCGTCGCCATCGACGGCTGGCCGGTCAGCACGACGCAGGTCGGCGCCGACCTCGAGCAGCTGCTGCCCCTCTTCGGCGCCAGCGCGCACCGGCACGACGGCCGACTCGTCGTCGACGGCGGTGCGGGCCTGCTGGGCGGCACTCGCCTGCCGGGCATCCACGTCGATCTGTCGACGGGTGGTGAGTTGGCACCCGCCATTGTCGCCCTCGCCGCGCTCAGCTCTGAGCCGAGCGAGATCACGGGCATCGGGCACTTGCGCGGCCACGAGACCGACCGGCTCGCCGCGCTCGCCGCAGAATTGAACGCGCTCGGCGGCGCCGTGACCGAACTCGACGACGGGCTCGCCATCGATCCGCGCCCACTGCACGGGGGCGTCTGGCACTCGTACGACGACCATCGCATGGCCACCGCGGGCGCCATCGTGGGCCTCGCCGTCGACGGCGTGCTCGTCGACGACATCGCGGCGACCACCAAGACTCTGCCGCAGTTCGCAGCGCTGTGGCACCGGATGCTCGACCAGACGGCCTCGACACCGTGA
- a CDS encoding metal ABC transporter permease, whose translation MNPLDLLLEPLQYEFMVRALLATTIAAVVCALLSCWLVLVGWSLMGDAVAHAVFPGVVIAYAVGAPFALGALVFGFLAVGLIGAVRGTHRVKEDAAIGIVFTTLFALGLVLVSVTPSQIDLGHIIFGNVLGVSVADLVQISVLASIAAFVLLLKRRDFTLFAFDPAHAHAMGINPRVLSAMLLGLLALIAVVALQVVGVILVVAMLIIPGATAYLITDRISRMLVIAPAIAATCSVAGIYLSYWFDASSGGLVVVVQGAVFALVAVLSSRHGLLGRRVAARRRRSATSERFLSA comes from the coding sequence GTGAACCCCCTCGACCTGCTGCTCGAGCCCCTGCAGTACGAGTTCATGGTGCGAGCGCTGCTCGCCACAACGATCGCCGCTGTCGTGTGCGCGCTGCTCTCGTGCTGGCTCGTGCTCGTGGGCTGGTCGCTCATGGGCGACGCCGTCGCTCACGCGGTGTTTCCGGGAGTCGTCATCGCCTACGCCGTCGGCGCGCCGTTCGCGTTGGGAGCCCTGGTGTTCGGGTTTCTCGCGGTGGGCCTCATCGGGGCGGTGCGAGGAACGCATCGAGTGAAAGAAGACGCCGCGATCGGCATCGTCTTCACGACACTGTTCGCGCTCGGCCTGGTGCTCGTCTCGGTCACCCCCAGCCAGATCGACCTGGGGCACATCATCTTCGGCAACGTGCTCGGCGTCTCGGTCGCCGACCTCGTGCAGATCAGCGTTCTCGCGTCGATCGCAGCCTTCGTGCTGCTGCTGAAACGGCGAGACTTCACGCTCTTCGCCTTCGACCCCGCGCACGCTCACGCCATGGGCATCAATCCGCGAGTGCTCAGTGCGATGCTGCTGGGCCTGCTCGCGCTCATCGCGGTCGTCGCCCTGCAGGTGGTCGGCGTCATCCTCGTGGTCGCGATGCTCATCATTCCCGGCGCCACTGCCTACCTCATCACCGACCGCATCTCGCGCATGCTCGTGATCGCACCCGCGATCGCCGCGACGTGCTCAGTGGCCGGCATCTACCTGAGCTACTGGTTCGACGCCTCGTCAGGAGGGCTCGTCGTCGTCGTGCAGGGAGCGGTCTTCGCGCTCGTGGCAGTGCTGAGCTCTCGGCACGGGCTGCTGGGCCGCCGGGTCGCGGCGCGCCGGCGCCGGTCGGCGACGAGCGAGAGGTTCCTCAGTGCGTGA
- a CDS encoding metal ABC transporter ATP-binding protein encodes MTAAIDVRDLTVRFGETTALDSVSMCIDTGRVCALIGMNGSGKSTLFRAIMGLVAPDAGHVALDGVAPSIARRRGIVGYVPQSELVDWSFPVSVHDVVMMGRYGRLGITRRPRAADHAAVAVALERVQLTELADRQIGELSGGQRKRAFVARGIAHDARILLLDEPFAGVDRTSESTIVRLLRELADEGRTIVVSTHDLQALPRLADDAVLLKQSVLFHGDVAAALQPSTLARAFGIDPPDTGGAP; translated from the coding sequence ATGACCGCCGCCATCGACGTGCGCGACCTCACCGTTCGCTTCGGCGAGACCACTGCCCTCGACTCCGTCTCGATGTGCATCGACACGGGGCGAGTCTGCGCCCTCATCGGCATGAACGGGTCAGGAAAGTCGACGCTCTTCAGAGCGATCATGGGTCTCGTCGCACCCGACGCCGGGCACGTCGCTCTCGACGGGGTCGCTCCGTCGATCGCCCGTCGCCGCGGCATCGTCGGCTACGTTCCGCAGAGCGAGCTCGTCGACTGGAGTTTTCCGGTGTCGGTGCACGACGTCGTCATGATGGGCCGTTATGGCCGGCTCGGCATCACCAGACGACCGCGGGCAGCTGACCACGCCGCCGTGGCGGTGGCGCTCGAGCGAGTGCAGCTCACCGAACTCGCCGACCGCCAGATCGGCGAGCTATCGGGAGGGCAGCGCAAGCGCGCCTTCGTCGCCAGGGGCATCGCGCACGACGCCCGCATCCTGCTGCTCGACGAGCCGTTCGCAGGGGTTGATCGCACGTCAGAGTCGACGATCGTGCGCCTGCTGCGCGAGCTCGCTGATGAAGGCCGCACGATCGTGGTCTCGACGCATGATCTGCAGGCCCTGCCCCGGCTGGCTGATGACGCCGTGCTGCTGAAGCAGAGCGTGCTGTTTCACGGCGACGTGGCAGCAGCACTGCAGCCGTCGACGCTCGCTCGAGCGTTCGGCATCGACCCCCCTGACACAGGCGGTGCGCCGTGA
- a CDS encoding EamA family transporter — protein MSLKHSLLALLVVVIWGANFVIIDAGQEDVPPLLFLALRFLVVCVPALFFIKPPPIGWRNIVAIGATLSLGQFSLLYLALALGMPPGLASLLLQTQVIFSILVAAVVLRERPSRRQFVGVMIGMLGLSIVIVGHSQVAPWLPLVVTLLSALAWAVGNVLTRRSKASSGLSLVVWSGAVVPLPALALSLVVDTPTVVWQALTSLSWVAIASTVYTAVFASLIGYGIWNSLLARHPTSAVVPFTLLVPVVGILTAWLVQAEVPTTAEFIGGAIMLAGLAAAIIQPRRRREPPTKASQENLT, from the coding sequence GTGAGCCTCAAGCACTCTCTGCTGGCGCTGCTGGTCGTCGTCATCTGGGGCGCCAACTTCGTCATCATCGATGCGGGGCAAGAAGATGTTCCTCCCTTGCTCTTTCTCGCTCTGCGCTTTCTCGTGGTGTGCGTGCCTGCGCTCTTCTTCATCAAGCCGCCACCGATCGGTTGGCGCAACATCGTGGCCATCGGCGCGACACTGAGCCTCGGGCAGTTCTCGCTGCTGTATCTGGCGCTCGCGCTCGGCATGCCGCCCGGGCTCGCCTCGCTGCTGCTGCAGACGCAGGTGATCTTCTCGATTCTGGTCGCCGCCGTCGTGCTGCGCGAGCGGCCGTCTCGTCGCCAGTTCGTCGGGGTCATGATCGGCATGCTTGGGCTGTCGATCGTGATCGTGGGCCACAGCCAGGTGGCGCCGTGGCTGCCGCTGGTGGTCACGCTGCTCTCAGCGCTCGCATGGGCGGTCGGCAATGTGCTGACGCGGCGCTCGAAGGCGAGCTCGGGCCTCTCGCTCGTGGTCTGGTCGGGCGCGGTGGTGCCGCTGCCGGCACTCGCCCTGTCGCTCGTGGTCGACACGCCGACCGTGGTCTGGCAGGCCCTGACCTCGCTCTCGTGGGTCGCGATCGCGAGCACGGTGTACACCGCTGTGTTTGCGAGCCTCATCGGCTACGGCATCTGGAACTCGCTGCTCGCACGGCATCCGACGAGCGCTGTCGTGCCTTTCACGCTGCTCGTGCCCGTCGTCGGAATATTGACCGCCTGGCTCGTGCAAGCGGAGGTGCCGACGACCGCGGAGTTCATCGGCGGGGCGATCATGCTCGCAGGCCTCGCCGCGGCGATCATCCAGCCTCGTCGGCGTCGGGAGCCTCCGACGAAGGCGAGTCAAGAAAACTTGACATGA
- the hisN gene encoding histidinol-phosphatase, whose product MTTTDDLAADLALALELADAADAVSIDRFRALDLQVSTKPDRTPVTDADRAVERVIRDGLGDARPRDSILGEEFGTADGSDEDSRRQWIIDPIDGTANFLRGVPIWGTLIALAVEGRPVVGVVSAPALGQRWWAARDQGAYTSQHGQAARRLAVSGVTELADASLSYNSLPGWDDAGRLDQIVALTRAVWRARAIGDMWSYMLVAEGAIDIAGEFDLQPYDMAALQPIVEEAGGRFTSVDGDDGPWHGSALATNGALHDEVLQSLRSR is encoded by the coding sequence GTGACGACCACTGACGACCTGGCCGCCGACCTGGCACTGGCTCTCGAGCTCGCCGACGCAGCCGACGCGGTGTCGATCGACCGCTTTCGCGCACTCGACCTGCAGGTCTCGACCAAACCAGACCGCACGCCCGTGACCGATGCCGATCGTGCTGTCGAGAGAGTCATCCGCGACGGACTCGGCGACGCTCGGCCACGCGACAGCATTCTCGGCGAAGAGTTCGGCACCGCCGATGGCTCCGACGAAGACTCCCGCCGTCAGTGGATCATCGACCCGATCGACGGCACCGCGAACTTCTTGAGGGGTGTGCCCATCTGGGGCACCTTGATCGCCCTCGCCGTCGAGGGCCGGCCGGTGGTCGGTGTCGTCAGTGCTCCGGCGCTCGGTCAGCGGTGGTGGGCCGCGCGCGATCAGGGCGCGTACACCAGTCAGCATGGCCAGGCTGCTCGTCGCCTGGCGGTCAGCGGAGTCACCGAACTGGCCGACGCCTCACTGAGCTACAACAGCCTGCCGGGGTGGGATGACGCCGGCAGGCTCGATCAGATCGTCGCGCTGACTCGCGCCGTCTGGCGGGCTCGCGCCATCGGCGACATGTGGTCGTACATGCTCGTGGCCGAGGGCGCCATCGACATCGCGGGCGAGTTCGACCTGCAGCCCTATGACATGGCCGCGCTGCAGCCGATCGTCGAAGAGGCCGGTGGTCGATTCACCTCGGTCGACGGCGATGACGGCCCCTGGCATGGCAGCGCCCTCGCGACGAACGGCGCGCTGCACGACGAGGTGTTGCAGAGCCTGCGCTCTCGGTAG
- a CDS encoding septum formation family protein, with translation MTIISSSRWTRAIALVAVASASVALSGCSILNQITGGGQATRDDSGQVVEGNDNTDVFTLQVGDCLNDATAAETVETIPTVPCSQPHDSEIYASHIMSGDTYPGQDAVIDEADRVCLDAFEGFVGIAWADSIYYYSYYFPTEGSWSGGDREILCTIYDQAGQVTGSLQNIGR, from the coding sequence GTGACCATCATCAGCTCTTCGCGTTGGACTCGTGCCATCGCTCTTGTCGCTGTCGCTTCGGCGAGTGTCGCCCTCAGCGGCTGCAGCATTCTCAACCAGATCACCGGTGGCGGGCAGGCCACGCGTGATGACAGCGGCCAGGTCGTCGAAGGCAACGACAACACCGACGTCTTCACCCTGCAGGTCGGCGACTGCCTCAACGATGCCACCGCCGCCGAGACCGTCGAGACCATTCCGACCGTGCCGTGCTCGCAGCCGCACGACAGCGAGATCTACGCCTCGCACATCATGAGCGGCGACACCTACCCGGGCCAAGACGCGGTGATCGATGAGGCCGACCGCGTCTGCCTCGATGCCTTCGAAGGCTTCGTCGGCATCGCCTGGGCTGACTCGATCTACTACTACAGCTACTACTTCCCGACCGAGGGAAGCTGGTCGGGCGGCGACCGCGAGATTCTGTGCACCATCTACGACCAAGCGGGCCAGGTCACGGGCTCTTTGCAGAACATCGGCCGCTGA
- the rsgA gene encoding ribosome small subunit-dependent GTPase A has translation MSWLPPDDDEPYDQYDESAVRSRPNPKANRPRSKQRPAHTDAEVGRVVTVDRGRYLCLVDEAAPTEREVISTRARELRSTPVVTGDRVDLVGDTSGDDGSLARIVRVHERRTLLRRSADDTDAVERIIVANADQLLIVVAAANPEPRPRLVDRYLVAAFDAGVEPLLVVTKTDLADPTPFLAQFRGLDLRIVTSRSDAPPLDELHALLRDRTTVAVGHSGVGKSTLVNALVPSAGRATGVVNAVTGRGRHTSSSTVSLRLATGGWVIDTPGIRSFGLGHVDPDNIVRSFGDLAEIAAQCPRGCTHLPDSPDCELVDRARAGTLGEFGVERLDSLQRLLSTLITPSGRTGADTLKQ, from the coding sequence GTGAGCTGGTTGCCGCCCGACGACGATGAGCCGTACGACCAGTACGACGAGTCGGCTGTGCGGTCTCGACCGAACCCGAAAGCCAACCGGCCGCGGTCGAAGCAGCGGCCGGCGCACACCGACGCCGAGGTGGGCCGCGTCGTCACTGTCGACCGCGGTCGCTACCTGTGTCTCGTCGATGAGGCAGCACCGACCGAGCGCGAGGTCATCAGCACTCGCGCCCGCGAGCTGCGCTCGACCCCGGTCGTCACGGGCGATCGCGTCGACCTCGTCGGAGACACGAGCGGCGATGACGGCTCGCTGGCGCGCATCGTGCGGGTGCACGAGCGCCGAACCCTCCTGCGGCGCAGCGCAGACGACACCGACGCCGTCGAGCGCATCATCGTCGCCAACGCCGACCAGTTGCTCATCGTCGTGGCCGCAGCGAACCCCGAGCCTCGCCCCCGACTGGTCGACCGCTACCTCGTCGCGGCGTTCGACGCCGGTGTCGAGCCGCTGCTCGTCGTCACCAAGACCGACCTCGCCGACCCCACCCCGTTTCTCGCGCAGTTTCGCGGGCTCGACCTGCGCATTGTGACGAGCCGCTCAGATGCGCCCCCGCTCGACGAGCTGCACGCGCTGCTGCGCGACCGCACCACGGTCGCAGTGGGGCACTCGGGGGTGGGCAAGTCGACCCTTGTCAACGCGCTCGTACCGAGCGCGGGGCGCGCCACCGGTGTCGTGAACGCCGTCACGGGCCGCGGCCGCCACACGTCGTCGTCGACCGTGTCGCTGCGGTTGGCGACGGGCGGGTGGGTCATCGACACCCCCGGCATCCGATCATTCGGGCTCGGCCACGTCGACCCCGACAACATCGTGAGGTCTTTCGGCGACCTGGCCGAGATCGCAGCGCAGTGCCCCCGCGGTTGCACGCATCTGCCCGACTCTCCCGATTGCGAGCTCGTCGACCGCGCGCGCGCGGGCACGCTGGGTGAATTCGGCGTCGAACGGCTCGACTCTCTGCAGCGCCTGCTGTCGACGCTCATCACGCCCAGCGGCCGCACGGGTGCCGATACGCTGAAGCAGTGA